The DNA sequence CTAGTAGTAAGCTGAGGGCAATAAGCCCTTTTAATGACCTTTTGAAGGGAAGTGTATAACCTTGACTTGGAGTCATATGTATTTATATATGTAAGAAATAGCTAAGATGAAAATATTACCTTAATTGATATAATTAGAACAGCGATATACGAGTTGTATCGTAATGTTTAGCCTACCTTGTAGATAATAATATGACAACAGCATTACCTTCATCCCCTAGCTATCAGCTAGCATGTGACATTATTGACAATGAACCACTTGCATTTTGGTTGCCTCTATTAGTTAACATTCAAAACCAATACCGCTTAGGTGAAGGAGAATGGAGCCGGGTAGCAGATGGCGCTAATGCCCTGTTTGAATTTGAGCAAGGGTATATAGTTAAGATTGTGCCGCCAAATTGGTTGCATCAAGGCGAAAAAGAAATTGCCGCAGATGAGCTATTTAAGCAAAGTAAGTCAGATTTTCCATTAAATAGGCCAAAGATAATCGCATTTGCTGATCACAACGGCTGGTTATACATCTTGATGTCTAAATTACCTGGTACATGCTTAGCTTCTTTATGGCCAGAATTGACAATGGATAACAAGATGCTCATTATCAGGCAGTTAGGGGCTTATATGCGTTCATTACGGGCATTAGCTAATCATGATAGTAAAGTACTGACAGTACGCTGGCATAAGTATGTGCAATCCCTTAAAGAAAACTGTTTGCAAAGGCATCAAAGAAATAATTTGTCGAGTGAATTGTATGCGCAAGTTCTGCCATTTGTAGAGCAACATTTAGCTGATTTGCCTGATGCAGCTAGCATGTTTGTTCATATGGATTTGCACCCTGGAAACCTTATGGTTGAACACAAGCAGGGGAACTGGCACTTAACTGGCGTGCTGGATTTTGGTGATGCGCTATTTTGCCATGGGCCTTGGCTTGAAATTTTGACGCCTATTTGCTTTATGGCTCAAGGTGATTCTGAACTTTATAAAACTCTGCTGAATAGCTATGGTTTGATAGATGGAGTTGATATGAATCAATTGCAGAATGCTATGATGGCTTTAGCTCTAGTCAGGGAAGCTTCTAATATTAATTTTGTTATGCAGCAAGTTCCTAGCTGTATTGGCATGCGAAACTGGGAACAAATAGCG is a window from the Litorilituus sediminis genome containing:
- a CDS encoding aminoglycoside phosphotransferase family protein — protein: MTTALPSSPSYQLACDIIDNEPLAFWLPLLVNIQNQYRLGEGEWSRVADGANALFEFEQGYIVKIVPPNWLHQGEKEIAADELFKQSKSDFPLNRPKIIAFADHNGWLYILMSKLPGTCLASLWPELTMDNKMLIIRQLGAYMRSLRALANHDSKVLTVRWHKYVQSLKENCLQRHQRNNLSSELYAQVLPFVEQHLADLPDAASMFVHMDLHPGNLMVEHKQGNWHLTGVLDFGDALFCHGPWLEILTPICFMAQGDSELYKTLLNSYGLIDGVDMNQLQNAMMALALVREASNINFVMQQVPSCIGMRNWEQIAQQLFPAINLG